CACCAGCCGCCAGCTGAAGGAGCGCCTGGAGCGCGAGACCGTGCACAACGTGGCGCTGAAGGTCGAGCAGCTCGAGGACGCGGACAAGTTCCTGGTTTCCGGCCGCGGCGAGCTGCACCTGTCGGTGCTGATCGAGAACATGCGCCGCGAGGGCTACGAGCTGGCCGTGTCGCGCCCGGAGGTCATCATCAAGGAGATCGACGGCCAGCTGATGGAGCCGATCGAGCAGCTGGTGGTGGACATCGAGGAGCAGCACCAGGGCGGCGTGATGGAGAAGCTGGGCATCCGCAAGGCCCAGCTGAAGAACATGGAGCCGGACGGCAAGGGCCGCGTGCGCCTGGACTATGAAATCCCGGCGCGTGGCCTGATCGGCTTCCAGAACGAGTTCAAGACCCTGACCCAGGGCTCGGGCCTGCTGTTCCACGTGTTCGACCACTACGGCCCGAAGGAACAGGGCGCCATCGCCAAGCGCCCGAACGGCGTGATGATCGCCAATGCCGCCGGCCCGACCCCGGCCTACGCGCTGGGCCCGCTGGAAGAGCGTGGCCGCCTGTTCGCCGCCGAGGGCGACAACGTCTACGAAGGCCAGCTGATCGGCATCCACTCCAAGGACAACGACCTGACGGTCAACGCGATCAAGACCAAGCCGCTGACCAACATGCGCGCTTCGGGCAAGGACGACGCGATCAAGCTGACCCCGGCGCTGAAGTTCTCGCTGGAGCAGGCGCTGGACTTCATCGAGGACGACGAGCTGGTCGAGGTCACCCCGAAGGAAATCCGCCTGCGCAAGAAGATGCTGACCGAGAGCGACCGCAAGCGCGCTTCCCGCTCGGCCTGAGCCTGCCCGGCGCGGCCTGTCCGCGCACGGGAAGGAAAACGGAGAACGCCGGCCCTGGTGGCCGGCGTTTTCCGTTTTGGACCCTGCCCAATTCCCTTCGCGCTCAGCCTGCCGGCGGCGGAGGTGGGGCGATCGGCATCTCGCCATCCTCGGCGCGCGGCGAGTCGGGCACCTCGACACCGGCATCGTGGCGGCGCCGCATCGGCTCCTCGCCGGCCACGTCGATCTGCGCGCGCATCCGCGGCAGCGCATAGGGATGCTTGCTGGCGAGGAAGTCGATCATCCGCTCGCGCACCGCGCAGCGCAGGTCGAAGGCCTGTCCGGAATCGGGCGAGCTCACCAGCAGGCGCACCTGCATCACGTGCTCGGCGGTCTCGGTGACCTGGGCGATGCACACCCGCCCATCCCAGCGAGGATCGTCCTTGCAGATGCGTTCCAGCTCCGCGCGCACCTCGTCCATCGGCGTGCGGTAGTCCAGCCACAGGAAGGCGGTGCCCAGCATCTGCGCGGTGCGCCGGGTCCAGTTCTGGAACGGGTTCTCGATGAACCAGGACAGCGGCACCACCATGCGCCGCTCGTCCCAGATCCGCACCACCACGTAGGTGCTGGTGATCTCCTCGATCCGGCCCCACTCGCCTTCCACGATCACCACGTCGTCCAGCCGGATCGGCTGGGCCAGGGCGATCTGCAGGCCGGCGATCAGGTTGCCGAACACCGGGCGCGCGGCGATACCGGCGACCAGGCCGGCGATACCCGCCGAAGCCAGCAGGGTCGCACCCACCTGGCGCACCGCCGGGAAGGTCATCAGCGCCAACGCGGCACCGAGCAGGATGATCCCGCCCTGCACCACCCGGCTCAGCACCCGGGTCTGGGTCTGGATCCGGCGCGCGTGCAGGTTGTCGGCCACCTCCATCGGGTTGTGGCGCAGGATCGAGGCCTCGACCGCGCCGACGATCCGCACCAGCAGCCAGGTGACGCAGCCGAACACCGCCAGGCGCAGCAGGTGCAGCCAGTTGGCCAGGTGCTCCTCCGGCATCGGCACCGCGCGCAGGGCCTGGCCGAGGAAGACCAGCGGCAGGGCGAAGGCCAGCGGCAGGATCACCGCGTGGGCCACGCGGGCGCGGCTGGAGTCCTTCAGCGCGACGCGGCGCGCGAACCGGCGCAGCACGTAGTGCACCAGCAGGCCCAGCAGCAGGGCCGCGCCGATCGGGATGGCATAGGCGACCGCAAGGCGCCAGTCGGGCACCGGCACGCCGGCGATGAGGAAATGGGGATCGGGCATCTGTCTGCTCTCGCGTTGCCGTGAGTGGTAGCCATGCCCTTCATGTCACTGCGGCATGGCGCACCGGTCGATGCACCATGCTGCCGATGCCGGCGTGAGGAACGCGCAAGCGCGCCCCGCGCCTCAGCATCACCCGCGGACTTCAGCCGTGCGCTTCGACCGGGCGCTGCGCCTGCGCCTGCTTGCGCACGATGGCCATCGCGATCTCCAGCGACTGCTCGTAGTTCAGGCGCGGATCGACGGTGGAGCGGTAGGCGCGTTCCAGGTCCACGTCCTTGAGCTCGCGCGCGCCGCCGGTGCATTCGGTCACGTCCTCGCCGGTCAGCTCCAGATGCACGCCGCCCAGGCGGGTGCCGGCCGCGGCATGCAGGTCGAAGCTCTGCTCGACCTCGCCGAGGATGTTGGCGAAGCGGCGGGTCTTGTAGCCGTTGCTGGTGCTCTCGGTGTTGCCGTGCATGGCGTCGCACACCCATAGCACGCGGCGGCCGTCACGCTTGAGCGCATCCAGCAGCGGCGGCAGTTTCTCGGCGATCTGGGCCGCGCCCATGCGGTGGATGAAGGTCAGGCGGCCCGGCTCGTCGTCCGGGTTGAGCACGTCGATCAGGCGCAGCAGCTGGTCCGGCTGCACCGACGGGCCGACCTTGATCGCGATGGGGTTGCGGATGCCGCGGAAGTACTCGACGTGGGCGCCATCCAGCGCGGCGGTGCGCATGCCGATCCACGGGTAGTGGGTGGACAGGTTAAACCAGCCCCACTGCCGCGGCACCTGCCGGGTCAGCGCCTCCTCGTACGGCAGCAGCAGTGCTTCGTGCGAGGTGTAGAAATCGATGCGGTTGAGGTTGTGCACCTCGGCGCCGGCCAGGGTCTCCATGAAGCGCACGGCGTCGCCGATGGAGTTGACCATCTTCTGGTAGTCCTCGGCCAGCGGCGAGCAGCCGACCCAGCTGAGGTTCCAGTACTCGGGGTGGTGCAGGTCGGCGAAACCGCCGTCGATCAGCGCCCGCACGAAGTTCATGGTCATGGCCGAGCGCGCATGCGCGGTGATCATGCGCTGCGGATCCGGCACGCGCGCCGCGGCGGTGAAGGCCGGACCGTTGACCACGTCGCCGCGGTAGCTGGGCAGGCTCACCTCGCCGCGGGTCTCCATGTCGGCCGAGCGCGGCTTGGCGTACTGGCCGGCGAAGCGGCCCACGCGCACCACCGGCAGGCGCAGGCCGTGCACCAGCACCAGGCTCATCTGCAGCAGCACCTTGAGCCGGTTGGAGATGGTGCCGGACTCGCAGTCGGAGAAGTTCTCGGCGCAGTCGCCGCCCTGCAGCAGGAAGCGCCTGCCCTCCTGGGCCTCAGCCAGCTGGCGCTTGAGCGCGAAGATCTCCCACGAGGTCACCAGCGGCGGCAGGTTGCGCAGCTCGGCCAGCGTGGCTTCCAGCGCGGCCTGGTCCGGATAGGTCGGCATCTGCAGCGCCGGGCGCGAGCGCCAGCTGCCTGGGGCCCAGTCGGCGGGCAGGTTGACGGGTTGCAGGCTGCGTTCGGAGGTGCTCATGGGGAGGTCCGGGGAAGGAGGAGCCAGCGGCTCAGTAACGGGTGCGGCCCTTGGGCCGGCGCAATGCCGCCACCAGGCCCCAGGCGGTCAGCAGGACGAAGCAGACCAGGCTCCAGGCCGGCATGCCCAGGCCCAGGAAGGTCCAGTCCACGTCGCCGCAGTTGCCGGTGCCGGTCAGTACCTTCCGCACCAGCTCGAGGGGTCCCATGGTTTCCTGCAGGAAGGACAGCGGCGGACCACACGACGGCGCCGCGTCCGGCGGCAGGCTCTGCAGCCACACGTGGCGGCCGGCGATGCCGATGCCGGCCAGGCCCGCCAGCGCGACCAGCGCGCCGTAGACCTGGCGCGCGCCAGTGCCCTTGGGCGCGTGCAGGCCACCGACCAGGAACACCAGCGCCAGCGCGGCGAAGGCGATGCGCTGGAAGATGCACAGTGGGCACGGCTCCAGCCCCTGGTAGAGCTGGGTGTAGATGGCGTAGGCCAGCAGGGCCACGCAGCCCAGGAAACCTGCGAGGAAACGTGCGCGGAAACTCCAGAACGGATTCATCGGCTGCTGTCGGAAGGCGATGTGCCGATTATTCCGCATCAGGCGACCGAACAGGAAAAAGCGTGACACCTGAAACGGAAAACCCCGGCCGGGGCCGGGGTCTTCGGGGTCTTGCCTGCGGCGCGATTACTCGGCGGCAGCTTCGGGGCGGTCGACCAGCTCGACGTACGCCATCGGGGCGTTGTCGCCGGCGCGGAAGCCGCACTTCAGGATGCGCAGGTAGCCACCCGGACGATCCTGGTAACGCGGACCGAACTTGGTGAACAGGTTGCCCACGGCTTCCTTGTCGCGCAGGCGGGCGAAGGCCAGGCGGCGGTTGGCGACGGAGTCGACCTTGGCCAGGGTGATCAGCGGCTCGGCGATGCGGCGCAGTTCCTTGGCCTTCGGCAGGGTGGTCTTGATCAGCTCGTGCTTGAACAGCGAGGCGGCCATGTTCTTGAACATGGCTTCGCGGTGGGCGCTGGTGCGGTTGAACTTGCGGCCGGCTTTCTGGTGGCGCATGGCGTTGTTCCTTTATCGGTGAATGTTGGGTCTGTGTACTTCGCTGTCGCCATCCACTGGCGCTGGAGCATGGACTGCGCTGGCCCGACCGGCCCTCCTGGCCGGATAGTCGCCGCGGACCTTACGGGTCCGTCGGCGCTGTTGCCCCCGTTGCCAGGGGCCGTCCTGCTGGTGTTGCGGTACTGCTACAGCGACGGCCGGCGCCCCGGGGGACGCCAGCCGTTGCGGGCTCATCAGCCAAGCATGCCGTGGGCGGCAACACCGGCCGGCGGCCAGTTCTCGAGCTTCATGCCGAGGGAGAGGCCGCGCTGGGCAAGCACTTCCTTGATCTCGGTCAGCGACTTCTTGCCCAGGTTCGGGGTCTTGAGCAGCTCGACCTCGGTCTTCTGGATCAGGTCGCCGATGTAGTAGATGCTCTCGGCCTTCAGGCAGTTGGCCGAACGCACGGTCAGCTCCAGGTCGTCGATCGGGCGCAGCAGCACCGGGTCGACGCCGGCCTGCGCCGGCTTGGCCGCACCGCGGTCGCGGTGGGTGAAGTCGCCGAACACCGACAGCTGGTCGCTCAGGATGTCGGCGGCGGTGCGCACGGCTTCCTCGGCGTCGATGGTGCCGTTGGTCTCGATGTCGATGACCAGCTTGTCCAGGTCGGTGCGCTGCTCGACGCGCGCGGCTTCGACCGAGTAGGCGACGCGGCGCACCGGCGAGAACGAGGCGTCCAGCATCAGGCGGCCGATGGCGCGGGTCTCTTCGTCAGGACGGCGACGCGAGGTGGCCGGCTGGTAGCCGAAGCCGCGCTCGATCTTCAGGCGCATGTTCAGCGCCGTGTCCTTGGTCAGGTGGCAGATCACGTGCTCGGGATTCAGGATCTCGACGCTGTGGTCGGTCTTGATGTCGCCGGCGGTGACGACGCCCGGGCCCTGCTTGGCCAGGCTCAGGGTCGCGCTCTCGCCGGTGTGCATGCGGATGGCGACGTCCTTCAGGTTCAGCAGGACTTCCAGCACGTCTTCCTGCAGGCCCTCGACCGTGGTGTACTCGTGCAGCACGCCGTCGATCTCGACCTCGGTGATCGCGAAGCCCGGGATCGAGGACAGCAGGACGCGACGCAGGGCGTTGCCCAGCGTGTGCCCGTAGCCGCGCTCGAGCGGCTCGATCACGATCTTGGCGCGATTGCCATTGAGGCGTTCGATCTGCGGTCCGCGGGGACGCAGGACCTGGTTGGCGGTAACCGTCATGTTGCGGATTCTCCTGCAATGGGCCGACGATCGGGAGGCGCCGGCCCTGGTGTGTGGCCCCTTATCCGGGGACGGCCGGAAGGCGGGGCGACGCGATCCGGCCGGGGGTGGGATGCGGCGCCGCGCCCCGGAGGGCGCGGCTGCCTGCCACTACTTGTTACTTCGAGTACAGCTCGACGATCAGCGCTTCGTTGATGTCGGCCGGCAGGTCGGCCCGGTCAGGCACGGCCTTGAACACGCCGGCGAACTTCTTCGCATCGACTTCGATCCACGACGGGGTCATGTCGTGCTGCTCGGCGACGGTCAGGGCTTCCTGGACGCGCAGCTGCTTCTGCGCCTTCTCGGACAGGGCGATCGAGTCGCCGGCCTTGACCTGGTACGACGGCAGGTTCACCGGCTTGCCGTTGACCAGCACGCCGCGGTGCGAGACCAGCTGGCGGGCGGACGGACGGGTCACCGCGAAACCCATGCGGTAGACGACGTTGTCCAGGCGGGTTTCCAGCAGCTGCAGGAGGTTCTCGCCGGTGTTGCCCTTCTTGGTCGAGGCCTTCTTGTAGTAGTTGCGGAACTGGCGCTCCAGCAGGCCGTAGATACGCTTGACCTTCTGCTTCTCGCGCAGCTGGGTGGCGTAGTCGGAGAGCTTGCCCTTGCGCGCAGCGCCGTGCTGGCCGGGCTTCTGCTCCAGCTTGCACTTGGAGTCCAGCGCACGGGCCGGGCTCTTGAGGGACAGGTCGGCGCCTTCGCGGCGCGCGAGCTTACAGGTAGGACCGATATAACGAGCCATTTCTTATCGCCCCCTTAGACGCGACGCTTCTTCGGCGGACGGCACCCGTTGTGCGGGATAGGCGTCACGTCGATGATGTTGGTGATCTTGTAGCCCACGTTGTTCAGCGAGCGCACGGCGGACTCACGGCCCGGGCCCGGGCCCTTGATGCGGACTTCCAGCGACTTCACGCCGTAGTCGAGCGCGGCCTTGCCGGCCTTCTCGGCGGCGACCTGCGCGGCGAACGGGGTCGACTTGCGCGAACCGCGGAAACCCGCGCCGCCCGAAGTGGCCCACGACAGCGCATTGCCCTGGCGATCGGTGATGGTGACGATGGTGTTGTTGAAAGAAGCGTGGACGTGGGCGATGCCGTCGGTGACGACGCGCTTGATCTTCTTCTTGGTCTTGGCAGCAGCTGGCTTGGCCATGGTCTATATGTCCCTTACTTCCGGATCGCCTTGCGCGGACCCTTGCGGGTGCGGGCGTTGGTACGGGTGCGCTGGCCACGCAGCGGCAGGCCGCGACGGTGGCGCAGGCCGCGGTAGCAGCCCAGGTCCATCAGACGCTTGATGGCGATGCCGACTTCGCGACGCAGGTCGCCCTCGACGATGTACTTGCCGACCTCGGCGCGCAGGCGCTCGATTTCCGGCTCGGACAGGTCACGGATCTTGGTCGTCGTGGCCACGTTGGCGGCCTCGCAAACCTTCTTCGACCGGGTGCGGCCGATGCCATAGATGCTCTGCAACCCCACCCAGACGTGCTTATGGGTCGGCAGGTTGACGCCTGCAATACGCGCCATGACGCGATCTCCAAACTTGAGGGTCGGGGCGCCATGGGCGTACCCGACAGGATTGGTTCAAAAGTGAACTGCGAATTCTATCAATGTCCCGGATTGCTTGGAAGCCCAAGGTCTTGCGACCCTGGACCCGGCATGGGGAGTGTGCCCATGCTCCGGCGCCGGACCCCGCTGGCCCCGGTTTCCCGGGGCCGGCCGCGCTACTCCAGCGCAGCACCGCAAGGTCTCACCCGCGCGCGAGACGTCGCACGGGCCGCCCATTTCTGGAAGTACCGGCCCGTGGGGCCGGCCTGCCGGCGGAATGGGTCCGCCGGACTTGGATCTTGCAAGGTCAGCCGCGGGACAGGCCGCGCGAACCGCCCTTCAGGTTGGCCTTCTTGAGAAGGCTCTCGTACTGGTGCGACATCAGGTGGGCCTGGACCTGCGCAATGAAGTCCATGACCACCACCACCACGATCAGCAGCGAGGTACCACCGAAGTAGAACGAGGTGCCCAGCTGGGTGCGCATCAGCTCCGGCAGGAGGCAGACGATCACCAGGTAGGCGGCGCCGGCGGCCGTCAGCCGGGTCAGCACGCCGTCGATGTACTCGGCGGTGGCCTTGCCGGGACGGATGCCCGGGATCAGGGCGCCCGACTTCTTCAGATTATCCGCGGTTTCCTGCGAGTTGAACACCAGCGCGGTATAGAAGAACGCGAAGCCGGCGATCAGCGCAGCCAGGGCGATCATGTGCAGCGGCTCGCCCGGGCCCAGCGCGTTGGCCACGCGCTGCAGCCAGGTGGCCGAGGTCGCCTGGCCGGACCACATGCTCAGGGTCGCCGGGAAGGCCAGGATCGACGAGGCGAAGATCGCCGGGATCACGCCCGCCATGTTGAGCTTCAGCGGCAGGAACGAGGTCTGGTTCATGTACGCGCTGCGGCCACCCTGGCGGCGCGCGTAGTTCACCGTGATCCGGCGCTGGCCACGCTCGACGAACACGACGAACCAGGTGAAGCCGGCAACCACCGCGGCGATGATCAGCAGCGTCAGGAAGTTCAGCTGGTCATCGCGGTAGGCCTGAAAGGTCTGGATGACCGCACCCGGAAGGCCGGCGACGATGCCCGCGAAGATGATCAGCGAGACACCATTGCCGATGCCGCGCTCGGTGACCTGCTCGCCCAGCCACATCAGGAAGATGGTGCCGGCGGTCAGGGAGACCACCGCGGTCAGGACGAAGCCCATGCCCGGGGCGTACACCACCGGCATGCCGCCCGGGGCGGTCTGGCCCTGCAGCGCCAGGGCGATGCTGCCGCCCTGCACGATCGCCAGGCCCACCGCGCCGATGCGCGAATACTGGGTGATCTTGCGGCGGCCGGACTCGCCTTCCTTCTGCATCGCCTTGAGCGTCGGGAAGATGTGCACGGCCAGCTGCATCACGATGGACGCCGAGATGTACGGCATCACGTTCAGCGCGAACACGCTGAAACGGTGCAGGGCGCCGCCCGAGAACATGTTGAACATGTCCACGATGCCGCCGCCCTGCGCCTGCATCATGGCGAGCATGGCATCGGGGTTGACGCCCGGCACCGGCACGAAACAGCCAATGCGGTAGACGACCAACGCTCCAAGCACGAACAGCAGGCGCTGGCGAAGTTCGGTGAACTTGCCCAGGCCACTGCCGAGATTGCCGATGCCAGCTTGCGCCATTTGCGACTTACTCCTCGATGCTGCCGCCGGCAGCCTCGACCGCGGCCTTGGCGCCGGCGGTCAGGGCGATGCCCTTGATGACCAGCTTCCGCGAAAGCTCGCCCTTCTTGACGATCTTCGCGCGCTTGGCGGTGGACGGGACCAGCTTGGCGGCCTTCAGGGCCGCGAAGTCGACGGTATCGCCCTCGACCAGCTCGAGCTTGTACAGGAGCACCTCCGCGGTGTCCTTGGCGGTCATCGAACGGAAGCCGATCTTCGGCAGGCGACGCTGCATCGGGGTCTGGCCGCCTTCGAAGCCGGCCTTGATCTTGCCCTTGCCGGCGCGGGCGAAGGAGCCCTTGTGACCGCGACCCGCGGTCTTGCCCAGGCCGGAGCCGATTCCGCGACCGACGCGGGTACGCTCCTTGCGGGCGCCCTCTGCGGGCTTGAGAGTATTCAGACGCATGGGATTCTCCTTAGTCCTCAACCCGCACCAGGTAGTGCAGCTGGTTGATGAGGCCGCGGACCTGCGGGCTGTCCTTCAGCTCGCGCACGTCGTTGAGCTTGTTGAGGCCCAGGGCACGGACCGAGAGACGGTGACGGGCCTGGGTGCCGCGCAGGCCGCGCACCAGGCGCACCTTGACGGTCTTGTTGGACTCGTTAGCCATTGAGGAGTTCCTCCGCCTTCTTGCCGCGCTTGGCCGCGATGCGGGTCGGGGACTGCATGGCTTCCAGGCCCTTCAGGGTGGCGCGGACCAGATTGATCGGGTTACGCGAACCGACGGCCTTGGCCAGCACGTTCTTCACGCCGACCGCTTCCAGGACAGCGCGCATGGCGCCGCCGGCGATCACGCCGGTACCTTCGGAAGCCGGCTGCATGAACACGCGGGCCGCACCGTGGCGGGCCTTGACCGGGTGCCACAGGGTGCCGTTGTTCAGGTCGACGGTCAGCATGCCCTTGCGCGCATACTCCATCGACTTCTGGATGGCGACCGGGACCTCGCGGGCCTTGCCGTAGCCGAAGCCGACCTTGCCCTCGCCGTCGCCGACGACGGTCAGCGCGGTGAAGGTGAACTGGCGGCCGCCCTTGACGGTCTTGCTGACGCGGTTGACCGCGATCAGCTTCTCGATCATGCCGTCATCGACTTTCTCTTCGCGGTTGCGGTCGCGATCGCGACCCCGCGGCTGACGCTCTTCTGCCATTTCTATTTCCTGGTTGGTTGGATATGTACGGCTCTGTCGCCGCTTGTTGTTGTGGTCTACAGCCGTGGAGCGGTCCGTCGACGCAGAAGGAAGACGGCGCCCGGCGCTACCCGCGCCGGCAGGTCAGGCCCGCCCCGGAGGACAGGCCCGCGGAATCAGAACTGCAGGCCACCTTCGCGGGCGGCGTCGGCCAGGGCCTTGATGCGGCCGTGGAACCGGTAGCCCGAGCGGTCGAAGGCAACCTTCTCGATGCCGGCAGCCTTGGCACGCTCGGCGATCAGCGCACCCACCTTGGTGGCGGCGTCGGTGTTCTTGCCGTTCTTCAGGCCTTCCTTGACGTCGGCCTGCAGGGTATTGGCGGCGGCAATCACCTTCGAGCCATCGGCGGTGAACAGCTGGGCGTACAGGTGCTGGCCGGTACGCAGCACCGACAGGCGCGGCACGCCGAGCTTGCGGATGTGCGAACGGGTGGTCTTGGCGCGGCGCAGGCGGGCGTCGTTCTTGATGCTCATTGTCTGTGTCCTTGGAAGCGGATCGGCTTGGGCGTATTCCCGTGGCGCCGGACGGGCCGGCACCGGGGGAAGCCGCATTACGCCTTCTTGGCTTCCTTGCGAATGATGACTTCGTCGGAATACTTCACGCCCTTGCCCTTGTAGGGCTCCGGCGGACGCACGGCGCGGATCTTGGCGGCGATCTCGCCAACGCGCTGCTTGTCGGCGCCCTGCACCAGGACCTCGGTCTGGGTCGGGGTGGACAGGGTGATGCCTTCCGGCGCCTCGAACACCACCGGATGCGAGAAGCCCAGCGAGAGGCTGAGATCCTTGCCCTGCATGGCGGCGCGGTAACCGACGCCGACCAGCTCGAGCTTGCGCTCGAAGCCTTCGGACACACCCTTGACCATGTTGGCCAGGATGGCGCGGACGGTGCCGGTCATCGGGATCAGGGAAGCGTCATTGGCCGAGAGCACGGCATTGCCGTCCTCGATGGCGATCTGCACGCCGGCCGGCTTGACCAGTGACAGGGTGCCCTTGGGGCCCTTGGCGCTGACGCTGGTGTCCTGGATGTTGAGTTCGACGCCCTTCGGCAGGGCGATCGGCTTCTTGGCTACGCGGGACATGGTCGTCGTACTCCTTCGATTAGGCCACGTAGCACAGGACTTCGCCGCCAATGCCGGCGCTGCGCGCCTGCTTGTCGGTCATGATGCCCTGGGAGGTGGAGATGATGGCCACGCCGAGGCCGCCAAGGACCTTCGGCAGCTCGCTCTTGCCGCGGTACATGCGCAGGCCCGAGCGCGAGGCGCGCTTCAGCTGCTCGATGACCGGGCGGCCTTCGAAGTACTTCAGCACGATTTCAAGCTCGGCCTTGTTGCTCTCGCCCTGGACGACGCGCAGGTCCGAGATGTAGCCCTCGTCCTTCAGGACGGTGGCGATGGCGACCTTGATCTTGGAGGACGGCAGCTTCACCGTCTGCTTGCCGACGGCGGCCGCATTCTTGATGCGGACCAGCATGTCGGCGATGGGATCAGTCATGCTCATGAGTGGTTCCTTGAGTGCACCGATATCCGCTTTCGCGAAATCTGTATTGTCCCGGGAGGGACCGGGGCCCTTGAAGCACTGCCGGCGGGGCCGGGCAAGCGCGGAATCATAGCAGAAAACCGGCCCGTGGGGGCCGGCTTCCTTCAGCCGGGCGGCGTGGCCGCCCTGCCCTTTGTTACCAGCTGGCCTTGCGCAGGCCGGGCACGTCGCCGCGCATGGTGGCTTCGCGCAGCATGTTGCGGCCCAGGCCGAACTTGCGGTACACGCCACGCGGACGGCCCGACAGTTCGCAGCGGTTGCGCTGGCGGCTCGGCGAGGAGTCGCGCGGCAGCTTGGCCAGCTTGGTCGCAGCCTCGATCTTCTCTTCGTACGAAGCGGTCTGCGAGGAGATGACCTTCTTCAGTTCGACGCGCTTGGCGGCGTACTTCTTGGCCAGCTTTTCCCGCTTCGCGTCGCGGTTGATCATGGAGGTCTTAGCCATGGTCGATATCCCTTAGTTGCGGAACGGGAACTTGAACGCCTCGAGCAGCGCCTTTGCTTCGGCGTCGGTCTTGGCGGTCGTGGTGATGGCGATATCCATGCCGCGGATCGCGTCGACGGCGTCGAAGTCGATTTCCGGGAAGATGATCTGCTCCTTCACGCCCATGTTGTAGTTGCCACGGCCGTCGAACGAACGGCCGGACACGCCACGGAAGTCACGCACGCGCGGCAGCGCGACGCTGACCAGGCGGTCCAGGAACTCGAACATCTGGTTCCGGCGCAGCGTGACCTTGCAGCCGATCGGCCAGCCGTCGCGGATCTTGAACGAGGCCACCGAGACACGGGCCTTGGTGGTCACCGGCTTCTGGCCGGTGATCTTGGCCAGGTCGGCGACAGCGTTCTCCAGCACCTTCTTGTTGGTCGCCGCCTCGCCGACACCCATGTTCACGGTGATCTTGACGAGCTTCGGGACTTGCATCGGATTGCTGTAGCCGAACTTCTCCATGAGAGCCGGCACAACCTGTTCCTTGTAGATCTTTTCGAGCCGCGTGGTCATTGCTTCATCCTCAGGCGTCGAGCGCCTCACCACTGGAGCGGAACACACGCAGTTTGCGTCCATCCTCCAGGACCTTGTAGCCAATGCGCTCGCCCTTGCCGGTGGCAGGGTTGAGCGGCATCACGTTGGAAATGTGGATCGAGGATTCACGCTCGA
This genomic interval from Pseudoxanthomonas suwonensis 11-1 contains the following:
- a CDS encoding mechanosensitive ion channel family protein codes for the protein MPDPHFLIAGVPVPDWRLAVAYAIPIGAALLLGLLVHYVLRRFARRVALKDSSRARVAHAVILPLAFALPLVFLGQALRAVPMPEEHLANWLHLLRLAVFGCVTWLLVRIVGAVEASILRHNPMEVADNLHARRIQTQTRVLSRVVQGGIILLGAALALMTFPAVRQVGATLLASAGIAGLVAGIAARPVFGNLIAGLQIALAQPIRLDDVVIVEGEWGRIEEITSTYVVVRIWDERRMVVPLSWFIENPFQNWTRRTAQMLGTAFLWLDYRTPMDEVRAELERICKDDPRWDGRVCIAQVTETAEHVMQVRLLVSSPDSGQAFDLRCAVRERMIDFLASKHPYALPRMRAQIDVAGEEPMRRRHDAGVEVPDSPRAEDGEMPIAPPPPPAG
- a CDS encoding class II 3-deoxy-7-phosphoheptulonate synthase, with protein sequence MSTSERSLQPVNLPADWAPGSWRSRPALQMPTYPDQAALEATLAELRNLPPLVTSWEIFALKRQLAEAQEGRRFLLQGGDCAENFSDCESGTISNRLKVLLQMSLVLVHGLRLPVVRVGRFAGQYAKPRSADMETRGEVSLPSYRGDVVNGPAFTAAARVPDPQRMITAHARSAMTMNFVRALIDGGFADLHHPEYWNLSWVGCSPLAEDYQKMVNSIGDAVRFMETLAGAEVHNLNRIDFYTSHEALLLPYEEALTRQVPRQWGWFNLSTHYPWIGMRTAALDGAHVEYFRGIRNPIAIKVGPSVQPDQLLRLIDVLNPDDEPGRLTFIHRMGAAQIAEKLPPLLDALKRDGRRVLWVCDAMHGNTESTSNGYKTRRFANILGEVEQSFDLHAAAGTRLGGVHLELTGEDVTECTGGARELKDVDLERAYRSTVDPRLNYEQSLEIAMAIVRKQAQAQRPVEAHG
- a CDS encoding disulfide bond formation protein B, which translates into the protein MNPFWSFRARFLAGFLGCVALLAYAIYTQLYQGLEPCPLCIFQRIAFAALALVFLVGGLHAPKGTGARQVYGALVALAGLAGIGIAGRHVWLQSLPPDAAPSCGPPLSFLQETMGPLELVRKVLTGTGNCGDVDWTFLGLGMPAWSLVCFVLLTAWGLVAALRRPKGRTRY
- the rplQ gene encoding 50S ribosomal protein L17, which codes for MRHQKAGRKFNRTSAHREAMFKNMAASLFKHELIKTTLPKAKELRRIAEPLITLAKVDSVANRRLAFARLRDKEAVGNLFTKFGPRYQDRPGGYLRILKCGFRAGDNAPMAYVELVDRPEAAAE
- a CDS encoding DNA-directed RNA polymerase subunit alpha; this translates as MTVTANQVLRPRGPQIERLNGNRAKIVIEPLERGYGHTLGNALRRVLLSSIPGFAITEVEIDGVLHEYTTVEGLQEDVLEVLLNLKDVAIRMHTGESATLSLAKQGPGVVTAGDIKTDHSVEILNPEHVICHLTKDTALNMRLKIERGFGYQPATSRRRPDEETRAIGRLMLDASFSPVRRVAYSVEAARVEQRTDLDKLVIDIETNGTIDAEEAVRTAADILSDQLSVFGDFTHRDRGAAKPAQAGVDPVLLRPIDDLELTVRSANCLKAESIYYIGDLIQKTEVELLKTPNLGKKSLTEIKEVLAQRGLSLGMKLENWPPAGVAAHGMLG
- the rpsD gene encoding 30S ribosomal protein S4, which encodes MARYIGPTCKLARREGADLSLKSPARALDSKCKLEQKPGQHGAARKGKLSDYATQLREKQKVKRIYGLLERQFRNYYKKASTKKGNTGENLLQLLETRLDNVVYRMGFAVTRPSARQLVSHRGVLVNGKPVNLPSYQVKAGDSIALSEKAQKQLRVQEALTVAEQHDMTPSWIEVDAKKFAGVFKAVPDRADLPADINEALIVELYSK
- the rpsK gene encoding 30S ribosomal protein S11, coding for MAKPAAAKTKKKIKRVVTDGIAHVHASFNNTIVTITDRQGNALSWATSGGAGFRGSRKSTPFAAQVAAEKAGKAALDYGVKSLEVRIKGPGPGRESAVRSLNNVGYKITNIIDVTPIPHNGCRPPKKRRV
- the rpsM gene encoding 30S ribosomal protein S13, which produces MARIAGVNLPTHKHVWVGLQSIYGIGRTRSKKVCEAANVATTTKIRDLSEPEIERLRAEVGKYIVEGDLRREVGIAIKRLMDLGCYRGLRHRRGLPLRGQRTRTNARTRKGPRKAIRK
- the secY gene encoding preprotein translocase subunit SecY; its protein translation is MAQAGIGNLGSGLGKFTELRQRLLFVLGALVVYRIGCFVPVPGVNPDAMLAMMQAQGGGIVDMFNMFSGGALHRFSVFALNVMPYISASIVMQLAVHIFPTLKAMQKEGESGRRKITQYSRIGAVGLAIVQGGSIALALQGQTAPGGMPVVYAPGMGFVLTAVVSLTAGTIFLMWLGEQVTERGIGNGVSLIIFAGIVAGLPGAVIQTFQAYRDDQLNFLTLLIIAAVVAGFTWFVVFVERGQRRITVNYARRQGGRSAYMNQTSFLPLKLNMAGVIPAIFASSILAFPATLSMWSGQATSATWLQRVANALGPGEPLHMIALAALIAGFAFFYTALVFNSQETADNLKKSGALIPGIRPGKATAEYIDGVLTRLTAAGAAYLVIVCLLPELMRTQLGTSFYFGGTSLLIVVVVVMDFIAQVQAHLMSHQYESLLKKANLKGGSRGLSRG